One Mycobacterium marseillense DNA window includes the following coding sequences:
- a CDS encoding CaiB/BaiF CoA transferase family protein: MAGPVEGVKVVELGVWVAGPAAGGILADWGADVIKIEPPTGDPARLFGRMLGCDMGLNPPFEMDNRSKRSVVLDLGTDAGRATAFELLAGADVFLTNVRPGALQRLGLDFESVSATNPRLVYGLITGYGENGPDADRAAFDVAAFWSRAGVAHLLTRPGETPPFQRGGMGDHSAGMTMAAAVCAALLARERTGAGQLVTTSLYRQGAYTVSFDLNTYLMSGQPIAIGQRESMGNPCMNNYAAQDGRRFWIVGLEPERHWPALCRAVGRPEWRDDPRFADARSRAANSAALIAALDEIFATRPLDEWAQVFAGEPDFFWSPVNTLEDVVADEQFHAAGGIVDVPDGEAAVPMVATPADFHGTPWAPRSAAPELGQHTEEVLADLEARRGS; the protein is encoded by the coding sequence ATGGCGGGACCGGTGGAAGGCGTCAAAGTCGTCGAGCTCGGGGTGTGGGTGGCCGGGCCGGCCGCCGGCGGCATCCTGGCGGACTGGGGCGCCGACGTGATCAAGATCGAACCGCCCACCGGCGATCCGGCGCGCCTGTTCGGCCGGATGCTGGGCTGCGATATGGGCCTCAACCCGCCGTTCGAAATGGACAACCGGTCCAAGCGCAGCGTCGTGCTGGACCTCGGCACCGACGCGGGCCGCGCCACCGCCTTCGAATTGCTCGCCGGCGCAGACGTTTTCCTGACCAACGTGCGACCGGGTGCGCTGCAACGCCTCGGGCTGGACTTCGAGTCGGTGTCGGCGACCAACCCCCGCCTGGTCTACGGCCTCATCACCGGATACGGCGAAAACGGACCGGACGCCGATCGCGCCGCCTTCGACGTGGCCGCGTTCTGGTCGCGGGCCGGGGTGGCCCACCTGCTCACCCGGCCCGGCGAGACGCCTCCGTTTCAGCGCGGCGGCATGGGCGACCACTCCGCCGGGATGACGATGGCCGCGGCGGTGTGCGCGGCGCTGCTGGCGCGCGAACGCACCGGGGCGGGCCAGCTGGTGACCACCTCGCTGTACCGGCAGGGCGCCTACACCGTGAGCTTCGACCTGAACACCTATCTGATGAGCGGCCAGCCGATCGCGATCGGGCAGCGCGAATCGATGGGCAACCCGTGCATGAACAACTACGCCGCCCAAGACGGGCGCCGGTTCTGGATCGTCGGCCTGGAGCCCGAGCGGCACTGGCCGGCGCTGTGCCGCGCGGTGGGACGGCCCGAATGGCGCGACGACCCGCGGTTCGCCGATGCCCGATCCCGTGCGGCCAACTCGGCGGCGCTGATTGCCGCCCTGGACGAGATCTTCGCGACGCGCCCGCTCGACGAATGGGCGCAGGTCTTCGCCGGCGAACCGGATTTCTTCTGGTCACCGGTCAACACCCTCGAGGACGTCGTGGCCGACGAGCAGTTCCACGCCGCGGGTGGCATCGTCGACGTGCCCGACGGGGAGGCGGCCGTGCCGATGGTGGCCACGCCCGCGGATTTTCACGGCACCCCCTGGGCACCGCGTTCTGCGGCACCAGAACTCGGGCAGCACACCGAGGAAGTCCTGGCCGACCTCGAGGCGCGCCGCGGTTCGTAA
- a CDS encoding NAD(P)H-binding protein — protein sequence MPSDQLFLITGATGNTGAPTVEMLLDAGHRVRAFVHRSDRRSDALAAIGAEVVTGDLLDFHAVSSAMSGVSAAYFCYPIAPGSLLPATAIFAQAASEAGVRAVVNMSQISARREAKSNAAQQHWIAERLLDRFAFGTTHLRPTFFAEWLKWQWLRNGDEGVLRLPFGNGRHAPIAGRDQAGVIAAILQNPAPHNRQIYPLVGAEELDHFHIAEQISDTLGIPVRYEPVGVPTFAAALKAQGRSDFFVQHISSVARDYQDGIFAGENNLTEVITGHKPMTVPEYVDANRAAFDHDGGFAVRDQPVAS from the coding sequence ATGCCATCAGACCAGCTGTTTCTCATCACCGGCGCAACCGGCAACACCGGCGCGCCCACCGTCGAGATGCTGCTCGACGCCGGCCACCGAGTGCGCGCGTTCGTGCACCGCAGCGACCGACGCTCCGACGCGCTGGCTGCCATCGGGGCCGAGGTCGTCACAGGTGACCTGCTCGACTTCCATGCCGTCAGCTCGGCGATGTCCGGCGTCAGCGCCGCCTACTTTTGCTACCCGATCGCCCCGGGCAGCCTGCTGCCGGCCACTGCCATCTTCGCCCAGGCAGCCAGCGAAGCGGGCGTGCGCGCGGTGGTCAACATGTCGCAGATATCCGCGCGACGTGAGGCGAAAAGCAATGCTGCACAGCAGCACTGGATCGCCGAGCGGCTGCTGGACCGCTTCGCGTTCGGCACCACACACCTGCGCCCTACGTTCTTCGCCGAGTGGCTCAAATGGCAATGGCTGCGTAACGGCGACGAAGGGGTGCTGCGACTGCCGTTCGGCAACGGGCGCCACGCGCCCATCGCCGGGCGCGATCAGGCCGGCGTCATCGCCGCGATCCTGCAGAATCCGGCTCCCCACAATCGCCAGATCTATCCGCTGGTGGGTGCCGAAGAACTCGACCACTTTCACATCGCGGAACAAATCTCGGACACGCTGGGCATTCCGGTCCGCTACGAGCCGGTCGGCGTCCCGACGTTTGCCGCGGCGCTGAAAGCGCAAGGCAGGTCCGACTTCTTCGTGCAGCACATCAGCAGCGTCGCCCGGGACTACCAGGACGGCATCTTCGCGGGCGAGAACAACCTCACCGAGGTCATCACAGGCCACAAACCCATGACCGTGCCCGAGTACGTCGATGCCAACCGCGCCGCCTTCGACCATGACGGCGGATTCGCGGTGCGCGATCAGCCCGTGGCGAGCTGA
- a CDS encoding winged helix-turn-helix transcriptional regulator, which produces MEFENRLQDRERWAIGESCSMSKVLELLSTKTAFQVVRELFFGTRRFEDFVERIATSAPAVSRALKQLEAAGIVARVPYREAGKRVRDEYRLTEAGEDFLPVFMSLVQWGDTYLQDGPAPLSFVDAATGRAVGVCVTTDIDAPGKRSADIQIQRT; this is translated from the coding sequence ATGGAGTTCGAGAACCGGCTGCAAGACCGGGAGCGATGGGCCATTGGCGAAAGCTGTTCGATGTCGAAAGTCCTCGAGCTACTCAGCACCAAGACCGCATTCCAAGTGGTCCGCGAGTTGTTCTTCGGCACAAGGCGATTCGAGGACTTTGTAGAACGCATTGCGACGTCGGCCCCGGCGGTGTCGCGGGCGCTCAAGCAGCTCGAAGCCGCGGGCATCGTCGCCCGCGTTCCCTACCGGGAGGCAGGTAAGCGCGTCCGCGACGAGTACCGACTGACCGAGGCCGGGGAGGACTTCCTGCCGGTGTTCATGTCGTTGGTGCAGTGGGGAGACACCTATCTGCAGGATGGGCCTGCGCCTCTGTCGTTCGTCGACGCGGCCACCGGCCGGGCAGTTGGGGTGTGCGTCACCACCGACATCGACGCACCGGGAAAGCGGTCGGCCGACATTCAGATACAGCGCACATGA
- a CDS encoding DUF427 domain-containing protein, protein MSLVAGRGPLSSEPAGRFVPAIPYGVVYVEPHPRRVQAVKDGRLVIDTERALMVHRRGRPLGYVFTPDDVGELPSEPEPEAPGFVHVPWDAVDTWFEEGRKLVHYPPNPYHRVDCRPTQRRLRVRVDGTTLVDTDDTTILFETALEPRLYVDPAHVRTDLLRRSETSSYCNYKGFATYWSFVSGDRVAEDVAWCYPDPPPESLPIKGFLSFDDTRVDMLAALPVSGRS, encoded by the coding sequence ATGAGTCTGGTGGCAGGGCGCGGTCCCCTCAGCAGCGAGCCGGCGGGGCGCTTCGTGCCCGCGATCCCCTACGGTGTCGTCTACGTCGAGCCGCATCCCCGGCGCGTGCAGGCGGTCAAGGACGGGCGGCTGGTGATCGATACCGAGCGGGCGCTGATGGTGCACCGGCGGGGCCGCCCACTGGGCTACGTGTTCACGCCCGACGACGTCGGCGAGCTGCCGAGCGAGCCCGAGCCGGAGGCACCGGGTTTCGTTCACGTCCCGTGGGACGCGGTCGACACGTGGTTCGAGGAGGGGCGCAAACTCGTGCACTATCCGCCCAATCCCTATCACCGCGTCGACTGCCGCCCGACGCAACGGCGCCTGCGCGTCCGCGTCGACGGCACCACGTTGGTCGACACCGACGACACGACGATTCTGTTCGAGACCGCGCTCGAGCCGCGGTTGTACGTCGACCCGGCACACGTGCGCACCGATCTGCTGCGCCGATCCGAGACGTCGAGTTACTGCAATTACAAGGGCTTTGCGACGTATTGGTCGTTCGTCTCGGGCGACCGGGTCGCCGAGGACGTCGCCTGGTGTTATCCGGACCCGCCGCCGGAAAGCCTGCCGATCAAGGGTTTTCTGAGTTTCGACGACACGCGCGTCGACATGCTGGCCGCGCTGCCGGTCAGCGGCCGTAGCTAG
- a CDS encoding acyl-CoA dehydrogenase family protein, which yields MDFSRVALSPEDQDFHDQFREFLTEHVTDEVRRRDRETGENFSEPVHLALGEAGYLESDWRLESEGGFNPVRRRIFHLEIGRAHAPWFHWGTTAVVARLVRQFGAPELSSQVLPGVLSGEIRLCLGYTEPEGGSDVATCKTRAVRDGDAWIINGSKMFTSNAQNAKYVFLLTNTDPQGPKHKNLTMFLVPLDSEGIEVQAIRTVDGDRTNIVYYSDVRVDDLYRIGEVNGGWTVMRFALDAEHGITEVQDHGLQNISMLSEHGHLMAEAADGVAAILSRPDASGRRPIDDEATKYRLGRAMARIEAAMSTPGMYGRVGLIQTMREVSQELMDLLGAASALPTDTTGSADFADNGAIEFIFRHGVPAGIYGGTMEVFRNMIAQHELGLGRPSYGR from the coding sequence ATGGACTTCTCCCGCGTAGCGCTCTCGCCCGAGGACCAGGACTTCCACGATCAGTTCCGGGAATTCCTCACCGAGCATGTCACCGACGAGGTCCGGCGACGCGATCGGGAGACCGGCGAAAACTTCAGTGAGCCGGTGCATTTGGCATTAGGCGAAGCCGGCTATCTGGAGTCGGACTGGAGACTGGAGTCCGAAGGCGGCTTCAATCCGGTGCGCCGCCGGATCTTTCACCTCGAGATCGGTCGTGCCCACGCCCCGTGGTTCCACTGGGGCACCACGGCGGTCGTCGCGCGGTTGGTGCGCCAATTCGGTGCGCCGGAACTGAGCAGCCAGGTGTTGCCCGGGGTGCTGTCTGGTGAGATCCGGCTCTGCCTGGGCTACACCGAGCCCGAGGGCGGCTCCGACGTCGCCACCTGCAAGACCCGCGCGGTGCGCGACGGCGATGCGTGGATCATTAACGGCTCCAAGATGTTCACCTCGAACGCGCAGAACGCCAAGTACGTCTTCCTGCTCACCAACACCGACCCGCAGGGCCCGAAGCACAAGAACCTGACCATGTTTCTGGTGCCGCTGGATTCGGAGGGCATCGAGGTCCAGGCCATCCGCACCGTCGACGGGGACCGCACCAACATCGTGTACTACAGCGACGTGCGGGTCGACGACCTCTACCGGATCGGTGAGGTCAACGGCGGCTGGACGGTGATGCGGTTCGCCCTCGATGCCGAACATGGCATCACCGAGGTCCAAGACCATGGCCTGCAGAACATTTCGATGCTCTCAGAGCACGGCCACCTGATGGCCGAGGCGGCCGACGGGGTCGCCGCGATCCTGTCCAGGCCCGACGCCAGCGGGCGGCGCCCGATCGACGACGAGGCGACGAAATACCGCCTCGGGCGCGCCATGGCCCGGATCGAGGCGGCCATGTCGACTCCCGGGATGTACGGGCGGGTGGGGCTCATCCAGACCATGCGTGAGGTGTCCCAGGAGTTGATGGACCTGCTGGGGGCGGCTTCGGCATTGCCCACCGACACCACGGGATCCGCGGACTTCGCCGACAATGGTGCCATCGAGTTCATCTTCCGGCACGGCGTGCCCGCCGGGATCTACGGCGGCACCATGGAAGTGTTCCGCAATATGATCGCCCAGCACGAGTTGGGGCTCGGGCGCCCTAGCTACGGCCGCTGA
- a CDS encoding LLM class F420-dependent oxidoreductase, whose translation MHFTITHPMHSHPYNRELVSGDGIGKVAAATEAAGIHGFGFTDHPAPSQRWLEAGGHDALDPFVALGFAAATTSTLRLIPNIVVLPYRNPFVVAKSGATLDLLSGGRFTLAVGVGYLKREFAALGVSYDERAELFEEALQVIRAVWTQDDISFEGKHFSARGITAHPRPVSSPHPPIWIGGNTAASRQRVAQYGDGWCPFPAPPQLAQTAGTATIDSVAKLTAGIEDLRRRCDAAGRDWSAIDITFTNFEGGSPADDAFNPDAYLEGLDSLAKLGVTWVSVHLPGDSMTHALETLDRFRTLVIDAA comes from the coding sequence ATGCACTTCACGATCACCCACCCGATGCACAGCCATCCCTACAACCGGGAATTGGTGAGTGGGGACGGCATCGGCAAGGTGGCCGCGGCCACCGAAGCCGCCGGGATCCACGGTTTCGGCTTCACCGATCACCCGGCACCGTCACAGCGGTGGCTGGAAGCCGGCGGGCATGACGCGTTAGATCCTTTCGTCGCACTGGGTTTCGCCGCGGCCACCACGTCCACCCTGCGGCTGATCCCCAACATCGTGGTGCTGCCGTACCGAAACCCGTTCGTGGTGGCCAAGTCCGGCGCCACGCTGGACCTGTTGTCCGGCGGCCGCTTCACGCTCGCGGTCGGCGTGGGCTACCTCAAGCGCGAATTCGCCGCGCTGGGCGTCAGCTACGACGAACGCGCCGAGTTGTTCGAGGAAGCCCTCCAGGTGATCCGGGCCGTCTGGACCCAAGACGACATCTCCTTCGAGGGGAAGCATTTCAGCGCGCGCGGCATCACCGCGCATCCGCGGCCCGTCAGCAGCCCGCACCCCCCGATCTGGATCGGCGGCAACACCGCCGCGTCGCGTCAGCGGGTGGCCCAGTACGGCGACGGCTGGTGCCCGTTTCCCGCCCCGCCCCAGTTGGCGCAGACCGCGGGCACGGCCACCATCGACTCGGTGGCCAAGCTCACCGCGGGCATCGAGGACCTGCGGCGCAGATGCGATGCGGCGGGCCGGGATTGGTCGGCGATCGACATCACCTTCACCAACTTCGAGGGCGGCAGCCCCGCCGATGACGCGTTCAACCCCGACGCTTACCTGGAGGGCCTGGACAGCTTGGCGAAGCTGGGGGTGACCTGGGTCAGTGTCCATCTGCCCGGCGACAGCATGACGCACGCGCTGGAGACCCTCGACCGTTTCCGTACCCTCGTGATCGACGCGGCCTGA
- a CDS encoding acyl-CoA thioesterase yields the protein MERILTKASEESQQTEWTVQGLLDLFDVQADGQDRFTGDTGIAVGDERQVVEGTQVLAQAIVAVAKRFPDKSVRSAHAVFSRAVTVGPPIELILDVVAEGRSTATAVVAVHQNSRRCLSITVLADVPTGDVIRHHLPRPDVAAPADANPSPMPMVGRELRLVDVVDVNSPDEVGPPELYAWLHYDPIPQRDDLAKALLAYFTGHLGISTTMRAHEGIGTAQAHLTVSTAPMSISVAFHEPVHWSGWLLYTHESTQVGAGMSYVRGAVHAEEGELLASFSQEALIRPLRTSDSAIDSRARF from the coding sequence GTGGAGCGGATTTTGACGAAAGCTTCCGAGGAATCTCAGCAGACCGAGTGGACGGTGCAAGGCCTGCTGGATCTGTTTGACGTGCAGGCCGACGGCCAGGACCGGTTCACCGGCGACACCGGCATCGCTGTCGGCGACGAACGCCAGGTGGTGGAGGGCACCCAGGTGCTGGCCCAGGCGATCGTCGCGGTGGCCAAACGATTCCCGGACAAGTCGGTGCGCTCGGCGCACGCGGTGTTCTCTCGCGCCGTGACCGTCGGTCCGCCGATCGAGCTGATCCTCGACGTCGTGGCCGAGGGCCGATCCACCGCCACCGCCGTCGTCGCCGTGCACCAGAACAGCCGGCGCTGCCTGAGCATCACGGTGCTGGCCGACGTCCCGACCGGCGATGTCATCCGTCACCACCTGCCGCGCCCCGACGTGGCCGCGCCGGCCGACGCCAACCCCTCACCGATGCCGATGGTCGGCCGCGAGCTGCGCCTGGTGGACGTCGTCGACGTCAACAGCCCCGACGAGGTCGGCCCGCCGGAGCTCTACGCGTGGCTGCACTACGACCCGATCCCGCAGCGCGACGATCTGGCCAAGGCGCTGCTGGCGTACTTCACCGGCCACCTGGGGATCTCCACCACCATGCGCGCGCACGAAGGCATCGGCACCGCCCAGGCGCACCTGACCGTGTCCACCGCGCCGATGAGCATCTCGGTCGCCTTCCACGAGCCGGTGCACTGGAGTGGGTGGCTGCTCTACACCCACGAGAGCACTCAGGTGGGTGCGGGAATGTCGTACGTGCGCGGCGCCGTGCACGCCGAAGAGGGGGAGCTGCTGGCGTCGTTCTCCCAGGAGGCGCTGATCCGCCCGCTGCGGACCAGCGACTCCGCGATCGACTCCCGCGCGCGCTTCTGA
- a CDS encoding SRPBCC family protein, which yields MGIVTTTSETAFTQSAETVYDFVTNPQNWTKTYPGSAHIGGLPELPLKVGDTWEEAGPDGDRIFRWQLAAAVRPTLFVFTSIGRLGHDRDGNGGMEGRITVSYHFTRPGQDVTLFSRTMTIEAYKHAPLPDQLFVQANPAKIDAYHEAVARELARSAD from the coding sequence TTGGGCATCGTGACCACCACTTCGGAGACCGCGTTCACGCAGTCCGCCGAGACCGTCTACGACTTCGTCACCAACCCGCAGAACTGGACCAAGACCTACCCCGGCAGCGCCCACATCGGCGGGCTGCCCGAGCTACCCCTGAAGGTCGGTGACACCTGGGAGGAAGCCGGGCCCGACGGCGACCGGATCTTCCGCTGGCAGCTGGCCGCCGCCGTGCGGCCCACCCTGTTCGTGTTCACCTCGATCGGGCGCCTGGGCCATGACCGCGACGGGAACGGCGGTATGGAGGGGCGGATCACCGTCTCCTACCACTTCACCCGGCCGGGCCAGGACGTCACGCTGTTCTCCCGGACCATGACGATCGAGGCGTACAAGCACGCCCCCTTGCCCGATCAGCTCTTCGTCCAGGCCAACCCGGCGAAGATCGACGCCTACCACGAGGCCGTCGCGCGCGAACTCGCCCGATCGGCAGATTGA
- a CDS encoding SMP-30/gluconolactonase/LRE family protein codes for MIPEPLANGFCFGEGPRWFEGLLWFSDMLGEAVHTSTMGGSLTTLPLPGHSPSGLGFRPDGSLLIASTEDRRVLRYDGETVVTIADLADVAPANLGDMVVDDAGRAYIGCQALHGGVVIRLDPDDSATVVAEDLDFPNGMAITPDRKTLIVAESTGRRLSAFSIGDDGGLTDRRIFADGLDGPPDGIALDAEGGVWASMTLAHQFERIVAGGDVTDRIDMGDRVAIACALGGPQRRTLFLLSSTEAYPQRLVGTRLSRLDAVTVTTPGAGLP; via the coding sequence ATGATCCCCGAGCCGCTGGCCAACGGGTTCTGCTTCGGCGAGGGACCGCGCTGGTTCGAGGGCCTGCTGTGGTTCTCCGACATGCTAGGCGAAGCGGTCCACACCTCGACCATGGGGGGCTCGCTGACTACGCTGCCGCTGCCCGGGCACTCACCGTCGGGCCTGGGCTTCCGTCCCGACGGCTCGCTGCTGATCGCCTCGACCGAGGACCGGCGGGTACTGCGCTATGACGGCGAAACCGTCGTCACCATCGCCGATCTCGCCGACGTGGCGCCGGCCAACCTCGGCGACATGGTCGTCGACGACGCGGGCCGCGCCTACATCGGCTGCCAGGCGCTGCACGGCGGCGTCGTCATCCGCCTCGATCCCGACGACAGCGCGACCGTCGTCGCCGAGGATCTCGACTTCCCCAACGGGATGGCGATCACCCCGGACCGCAAGACCCTGATCGTCGCCGAGTCGACGGGGCGGCGGCTGAGCGCGTTCTCCATCGGTGATGACGGGGGCCTGACCGACCGGCGGATCTTCGCCGACGGCCTGGACGGGCCGCCCGACGGCATCGCGCTCGACGCCGAGGGCGGGGTGTGGGCGTCGATGACGCTGGCCCATCAGTTCGAGCGGATCGTGGCCGGCGGCGACGTGACCGACCGCATCGACATGGGCGACCGCGTCGCCATCGCCTGCGCCCTCGGTGGCCCGCAACGCCGCACCCTGTTTCTCTTATCGAGCACGGAGGCCTACCCCCAGCGCCTGGTCGGCACCCGGCTGTCGCGGCTGGACGCCGTCACGGTGACCACCCCCGGCGCCGGCCTCCCCTAA
- a CDS encoding thioesterase family protein, whose translation MTDAYYELIDPAGDDADAPGEKFRATDLARGTWSAAIQHGGPVSGLLVRALERCEQRDDTRLSRVVIDLLGGVPADGDLWVRSQVQRPGKQIELVSAEMLAPGPDGAPRPVARASGWRLQHQDTHELAHAAAPLPRPRAEAYDRNLKAKDWDRNYVHSLQWLWLTEPLSEGPGESWINPTVDLVNGESMTPLERLFAVADCANGIGSKLDITKWTFLNTDLAVHVFRVPDGDWIGIRAETSYGPDGIGTTIGTLFDEQGAVGAIQQSVLVRRRPPRA comes from the coding sequence ATGACCGACGCCTACTACGAACTGATCGACCCGGCCGGCGACGACGCCGATGCGCCGGGCGAGAAGTTCCGGGCGACCGACCTGGCGCGCGGCACCTGGTCGGCGGCGATCCAGCACGGCGGTCCGGTGTCGGGGCTGCTGGTGCGGGCGCTGGAACGCTGCGAACAGCGCGACGACACCCGCCTGTCCCGGGTCGTCATCGACCTGCTGGGCGGGGTGCCGGCCGACGGCGACCTGTGGGTCCGCTCGCAGGTGCAGCGCCCGGGCAAGCAGATCGAACTCGTCAGCGCCGAGATGCTGGCGCCGGGCCCCGACGGCGCACCCCGGCCGGTGGCGCGCGCCAGCGGCTGGCGGTTGCAGCACCAGGACACCCACGAGCTGGCGCACGCGGCGGCCCCCCTGCCCCGGCCGAGGGCCGAGGCCTACGACCGCAACCTCAAGGCCAAGGACTGGGACCGCAATTACGTGCACAGCCTTCAGTGGCTGTGGCTGACCGAGCCGCTGAGCGAGGGCCCCGGCGAATCGTGGATCAACCCGACGGTCGACCTGGTCAACGGCGAGTCCATGACCCCGCTGGAACGGCTGTTCGCGGTCGCCGACTGCGCCAACGGCATCGGCAGCAAGCTCGACATCACCAAATGGACGTTCCTCAACACCGATCTGGCCGTGCACGTGTTTCGTGTTCCCGACGGTGATTGGATCGGCATCAGGGCGGAAACCAGTTACGGGCCGGACGGAATCGGGACGACGATCGGCACATTGTTCGATGAGCAGGGCGCGGTCGGCGCCATCCAGCAGTCGGTGCTGGTGCGCCGGCGCCCCCCTCGGGCCTAA
- a CDS encoding TetR/AcrR family transcriptional regulator — protein sequence MSQPVRATTIADTDTSTRQRILAATAEVLGRNGKTKLSLSDVATQAGVSRPTLYRWFASKEELLSAFSAYERQIFESGLVKATAGLKGVDKLDAVLRFIVDYQHSYSGVRMVDVEPEHTIAQFSWVIPQMREGLRRHLPGPNSAVKAATVIRIAISHYIVRSDDAEQFLAQLRHAVGIKGS from the coding sequence ATGAGCCAGCCGGTCCGGGCGACGACGATCGCCGACACAGACACCTCGACCCGTCAGCGCATCCTGGCGGCCACCGCCGAGGTGCTCGGCCGCAATGGCAAAACCAAGCTCAGCCTGTCCGACGTGGCCACCCAGGCGGGCGTGTCCCGCCCGACGCTGTACCGCTGGTTCGCGTCCAAAGAGGAGTTGCTGTCGGCGTTTTCGGCCTACGAGCGACAGATCTTCGAAAGCGGCCTCGTGAAGGCCACCGCGGGCCTCAAGGGCGTCGACAAGCTCGACGCCGTGCTGCGGTTCATCGTCGATTACCAGCATTCATACTCGGGTGTGCGCATGGTCGACGTCGAACCCGAGCACACCATCGCCCAGTTCTCCTGGGTCATCCCGCAGATGCGCGAGGGCCTGCGACGGCACCTGCCCGGACCGAACTCCGCGGTGAAGGCGGCGACGGTGATCCGGATCGCGATCTCGCACTACATCGTGCGCAGCGACGACGCCGAGCAGTTCCTGGCGCAGCTGCGCCACGCGGTCGGGATCAAGGGCAGCTGA